The proteins below come from a single Natranaerofaba carboxydovora genomic window:
- a CDS encoding ABC transporter substrate-binding protein, producing the protein MQILNQLSRSNILIILLSMLVIITTALVGCGSGEGEDSQQTSEDGEADNHLTIGGPWFPERLDPVRDATMSQRLGILDTLVSVNYENELVPGLADEWDVSENGLTWTFTLREDVEFHDGTELNAKAVEKSIQRLKEEGTLFADVPIEDINAVDDYIIEITTSEYFAPLPSYMTKGETAPISKKSIDENGDFKDLIATGPYEFKEWEQDQQITIVKNENYWGEVAEVEEITYKGISEASTRNMMLRNNELDIAQILPADMAEELENYDDIEKYTEPIMRARTLTFNKNKELFQDLEIRRAISHAIDKEAIVEHIMAGIDKPANGPFPEVSEWASEDMEDYSYDVDKAEELLESAGFEKNDEGELIRDGEKLSIEIVTYPERAELPDIAEVLYSDLSQIGIDVNLNIVEYGQAEELRNQGEFDLYLMSRNLGFIPDPGLYFMDDYHSKNTEGSGYGAYGYKNEDLDELLEKANSSQDMEERREIYKQAQEVIVDDVPVIFLNHYVNVDAVSSNIQGYKMHPLENTFGLNYLSIE; encoded by the coding sequence ATGCAGATACTAAATCAATTGTCTAGATCTAATATATTAATAATACTATTATCAATGCTTGTTATAATCACTACGGCATTAGTAGGTTGTGGTAGTGGTGAAGGAGAAGACTCACAACAAACATCAGAAGATGGTGAGGCAGATAATCATCTGACTATTGGTGGACCATGGTTTCCTGAAAGACTAGATCCTGTACGTGATGCTACTATGAGTCAAAGACTTGGTATATTAGACACTCTTGTGAGTGTTAATTATGAGAATGAGTTAGTTCCTGGACTTGCTGATGAATGGGACGTTTCTGAAAACGGTCTTACCTGGACATTTACGTTGAGAGAAGATGTAGAGTTTCACGATGGGACAGAGCTTAATGCCAAAGCAGTAGAAAAATCTATACAAAGATTAAAAGAAGAAGGTACTTTGTTTGCAGATGTTCCGATTGAAGATATTAATGCAGTGGATGATTATATTATAGAGATTACTACCTCGGAGTATTTTGCACCGCTACCTTCTTATATGACCAAAGGTGAGACGGCGCCTATATCCAAGAAATCGATCGATGAAAACGGTGATTTTAAAGATTTGATTGCTACAGGTCCTTACGAATTCAAAGAGTGGGAACAGGATCAGCAAATTACTATTGTAAAAAATGAAAACTACTGGGGTGAAGTCGCAGAAGTAGAAGAGATTACTTATAAGGGCATATCAGAAGCATCAACCCGTAATATGATGCTTAGAAATAATGAACTTGACATCGCTCAAATTTTACCAGCAGACATGGCAGAAGAATTAGAGAATTATGATGATATAGAGAAATATACAGAGCCGATAATGAGGGCTAGAACATTAACTTTTAATAAAAATAAGGAGCTATTTCAAGATTTAGAAATAAGACGTGCAATTAGCCATGCAATAGACAAAGAGGCTATAGTCGAGCATATCATGGCAGGTATAGACAAACCTGCAAATGGTCCTTTCCCTGAAGTTTCAGAATGGGCAAGTGAAGATATGGAAGATTATTCTTATGATGTAGATAAAGCAGAAGAACTTCTAGAAAGTGCTGGTTTTGAAAAAAATGACGAAGGTGAATTGATAAGAGACGGCGAAAAGCTATCCATTGAAATTGTAACTTATCCTGAGAGAGCTGAACTGCCAGATATTGCTGAGGTTTTATACTCTGATCTTAGTCAGATTGGTATAGATGTTAATCTTAATATTGTTGAATACGGGCAGGCGGAGGAATTGAGGAACCAGGGAGAATTTGACTTGTATCTTATGAGTAGAAATCTTGGTTTTATCCCTGATCCAGGATTATATTTCATGGATGATTATCATTCTAAAAACACTGAAGGTAGTGGTTATGGTGCTTACGGTTACAAAAATGAAGATTTAGATGAGCTTTTAGAAAAAGCTAATTCTAGCCAGGATATGGAAGAGAGAAGAGAAATATATAAACAGGCACAAGAGGTAATTGTTGATGATGTTCCGGTAATATTCTTGAATCATTACGTAAATGTTGATGCTGTTAGCTCTAACATACAGGGTTACAAGATGCATCCTTTAGAGAATACTTTTGGCCTAAACTACCTTAGCATCGAATAG
- the nikB gene encoding nickel ABC transporter permease, whose translation MLSYIIKRLFVLIPILLGVSIITFSLVYFTPGDPARQALRQQMGGEDPPPAAVEQVRDEMGLNQPLHIQYYNWLKGAVRGDLGESMVTGNPVTQEIIRVFPYTLKLSLFSMLVAIVIAVPIGIISALKHNSIIDYLSMIGALIGVSMPNFWLALLLMLVFSIHLGIFPVYGSGGGIETLILPGITLGTGMAAMTTRLIRSSMLDVLMQEYTEFAKAKGLSNWEVVNRHALKNAMIPVITYLGLQIGWAFEGAVIVENIFARPGIGRLLYDAVSARDFPVIQGVVLYITVVFVMVNLLIDILYVLIDPRIKYNKRET comes from the coding sequence ATGTTAAGCTATATCATAAAAAGACTTTTTGTTTTAATCCCTATACTACTTGGGGTTTCTATAATTACATTTTCTCTTGTTTACTTTACCCCTGGGGATCCCGCGAGGCAGGCTTTAAGGCAGCAAATGGGGGGAGAGGATCCTCCTCCTGCTGCAGTAGAGCAAGTTAGAGATGAGATGGGCTTAAATCAGCCTCTTCATATTCAATATTATAATTGGTTAAAGGGAGCGGTCAGGGGAGACTTAGGTGAGTCAATGGTTACAGGTAATCCTGTGACTCAAGAAATTATACGGGTGTTTCCCTATACTTTAAAACTTAGTCTTTTTAGTATGCTTGTTGCAATAGTAATAGCCGTACCTATTGGTATTATATCAGCACTTAAGCATAACAGTATCATTGATTACCTTAGTATGATAGGTGCACTAATAGGTGTGAGTATGCCAAATTTTTGGCTTGCACTCTTGTTAATGCTAGTTTTTTCTATTCATCTTGGTATTTTTCCTGTCTATGGCAGTGGAGGAGGGATAGAAACTCTCATACTTCCGGGGATAACTCTTGGAACAGGGATGGCTGCTATGACTACACGTTTGATTCGTTCAAGTATGCTTGATGTGTTAATGCAGGAGTATACAGAATTTGCAAAGGCAAAAGGGCTTTCAAACTGGGAAGTTGTTAATAGACATGCACTTAAAAATGCAATGATTCCAGTTATAACATATTTGGGACTTCAAATTGGATGGGCTTTTGAAGGAGCGGTTATAGTAGAAAATATTTTTGCTAGGCCTGGAATTGGACGATTGTTATATGATGCTGTATCGGCAAGGGATTTTCCGGTGATTCAGGGTGTTGTTTTGTATATTACAGTCGTTTTTGTGATGGTGAACTTATTAATCGATATTCTTTATGTTTTAATTGATCCTAGAATAAAGTACAATAAGAGGGAAACATGA
- the nikC gene encoding nickel transporter permease, whose translation MKKNKLFIIGLILTLVFSFLALFGPYIAPYEYDSQELESRLQGPSRDYPLGTDEFGRCLLSRLLYGTRITLGASFFAALFTAIIGILLGLIAGYYSGFIDEIIMRLTDIVLSFPAIILTLVLVGIMGPSLTNIVIAMTLVGWTHYARVVRGLVLSIKEEPYVKSAKAMGASNTYLMFKHILPNTLSPIIVMFTLGMGTRIITISGLSFLGLGAGPPLPEWGRILDQGVSYMGRAPYLSIFPGLSIMLAVLTFNILGDGLRDYLSPYNNYQFSQYTGEGLSQDEVSRS comes from the coding sequence ATGAAAAAAAATAAATTATTTATTATTGGTCTTATCTTAACATTGGTATTTAGTTTTTTGGCATTATTTGGCCCTTATATTGCACCTTATGAGTATGACTCGCAGGAACTAGAATCAAGACTTCAGGGGCCTAGTAGGGATTATCCTTTAGGGACGGATGAATTTGGTAGGTGTCTATTAAGTAGACTTCTTTATGGTACAAGGATAACTCTTGGGGCTTCTTTTTTTGCGGCATTATTTACCGCTATTATCGGAATATTACTTGGATTAATAGCTGGCTATTATTCTGGCTTTATCGATGAGATTATAATGAGACTTACTGATATTGTTTTGTCTTTTCCTGCAATAATTCTTACCCTTGTATTGGTTGGAATTATGGGGCCAAGTCTTACTAATATTGTAATAGCAATGACCCTTGTAGGATGGACCCACTATGCTAGAGTAGTTAGGGGTTTAGTGTTATCTATTAAAGAAGAACCTTATGTTAAATCTGCTAAAGCTATGGGAGCTTCAAATACTTATCTTATGTTTAAGCATATTTTGCCAAACACGTTAAGTCCCATTATTGTAATGTTTACCCTTGGCATGGGGACAAGGATAATCACTATCTCAGGTCTTAGCTTTTTGGGGTTAGGGGCAGGTCCTCCTTTGCCTGAATGGGGGAGAATACTTGATCAGGGGGTATCTTATATGGGTAGAGCTCCTTACCTATCCATATTTCCTGGACTTAGTATCATGCTTGCAGTTTTAACTTTTAATATATTGGGTGATGGATTAAGGGATTACTTGAGTCCTTATAATAACTATCAATTTAGTCAGTATACTGGTGAAGGATTATCCCAGGATGAAGTTAGTAGAAGTTAA
- a CDS encoding ABC transporter ATP-binding protein, translating into MRVNNKFETADPLIKIKGLNVKFHTKDQIVNAVQGVDLQIKNNTTTALIGETGCGKSVIGKSIMRILPPNAHIDGKIYFKGENLLDLNSKKMQRLRGKELAVIPQNPSKSLNPVLKIKTQVVETLKKHSSISHKEAEKKTLNIFERLNLPSPKDQMEKYPHQLSGGMNQRVLAAISMSSDPSLLVADEPTKGLDAIVRRKVVELIKELKELTGSSILLITHDLKVASYLCDEVGIMYRGEIVEYTGIDSFLNNPAHPYSKALLNSLPENGLNPIKRLTPQITTTKTQDEFEFNGCKFFDYCPNSISKCKNNHPPLFNLEGDRMVRCFLGDKSRELDKKVSCLG; encoded by the coding sequence ATGAGAGTTAATAATAAGTTTGAAACTGCAGATCCTCTAATCAAAATAAAAGGTTTAAATGTCAAATTTCATACAAAGGACCAAATCGTCAATGCAGTACAGGGCGTAGACTTACAAATTAAAAATAATACTACCACTGCGCTTATTGGTGAAACTGGCTGTGGCAAATCAGTGATTGGCAAGTCAATAATGAGGATTTTGCCACCTAATGCGCATATTGATGGCAAAATTTATTTTAAAGGTGAGAACCTCTTGGATTTAAATAGTAAAAAAATGCAGCGGTTAAGAGGAAAAGAACTTGCTGTAATCCCCCAAAATCCATCAAAATCTTTAAATCCTGTTCTAAAGATCAAGACTCAGGTTGTTGAAACTTTAAAAAAACACTCTAGTATTTCTCATAAAGAAGCAGAAAAGAAAACTTTAAATATTTTTGAAAGATTAAACTTACCATCCCCAAAAGACCAAATGGAAAAATATCCTCATCAGCTTAGTGGAGGGATGAATCAAAGGGTGCTTGCGGCAATCAGTATGTCTTCGGATCCTTCACTGCTGGTAGCAGATGAACCAACAAAAGGACTTGATGCGATAGTTCGTAGAAAAGTGGTCGAGCTAATTAAAGAGCTGAAAGAGCTAACGGGCTCGTCTATATTGTTAATTACTCATGATTTAAAAGTTGCTTCTTATCTGTGTGATGAAGTTGGGATTATGTATCGTGGAGAAATAGTTGAATATACAGGTATAGATTCTTTTCTTAATAATCCAGCTCATCCATATTCCAAAGCACTTTTGAATTCTTTGCCCGAAAACGGATTAAATCCAATTAAGAGGCTTACACCGCAAATTACAACTACAAAAACTCAAGATGAATTTGAATTTAATGGCTGTAAGTTTTTTGATTATTGTCCTAATTCTATTTCTAAATGCAAAAACAATCATCCCCCTCTCTTTAATTTGGAAGGAGATAGAATGGTGAGGTGCTTTCTTGGTGATAAAAGTAGAGAACTTGACAAAAAAGTTTCCTGTCTCGGCTAA
- a CDS encoding ATP-binding cassette domain-containing protein, with product MIKVENLTKKFPVSANIFKKSYFAAVDDVSFEIKKGETFGLVGESGCGKSTLAHLLLKLLEPSEGNIIIDGLDITKLKPKQLFELRSKIQIVFQHPESSFNPMFKIYKSMVEPLRLHRLVKDKTEEKHLIHRSLDMVGLKEGHLKRYPHELSGGQIQRLVLARILLLKPQIIVADEPTSMLDVSVQAQVLSLLKELQLNLDITLVLISHDLEVIRFTSDRLGVMHEGKLVEQGQSDEILNNPSHPYSKELISAFDNFRMKNFG from the coding sequence GTGATAAAAGTAGAGAACTTGACAAAAAAGTTTCCTGTCTCGGCTAATATATTTAAGAAATCCTATTTTGCTGCTGTAGATGATGTATCTTTTGAGATAAAAAAAGGTGAAACTTTTGGCCTGGTGGGAGAGAGTGGTTGTGGAAAATCTACACTTGCCCATTTGTTGTTGAAACTTTTAGAACCTAGCGAAGGTAATATTATTATAGATGGGTTGGATATAACTAAACTAAAGCCAAAACAATTATTTGAACTTCGATCAAAGATACAAATTGTCTTTCAACATCCCGAGTCCTCTTTTAACCCAATGTTTAAAATTTATAAAAGTATGGTAGAACCTTTAAGGCTTCACAGGTTAGTTAAAGATAAAACCGAAGAAAAGCATTTGATTCACCGCTCTCTTGATATGGTAGGGCTTAAAGAAGGGCATTTGAAGCGTTATCCTCATGAACTAAGTGGAGGGCAGATACAAAGGCTTGTACTGGCAAGAATTTTGTTATTAAAACCTCAAATTATAGTTGCAGATGAGCCAACTTCAATGTTAGATGTTTCAGTTCAAGCCCAGGTTTTAAGCTTACTAAAAGAGCTCCAACTAAACTTGGATATAACTCTTGTTTTAATATCTCATGACCTAGAAGTGATACGCTTTACTAGTGATAGGCTTGGGGTTATGCATGAGGGCAAACTTGTTGAACAAGGACAATCTGACGAAATACTAAATAACCCAAGTCATCCGTATTCAAAAGAATTAATCAGTGCTTTTGATAATTTTAGGATGAAAAATTTTGGTTAA